In the genome of Suncus etruscus isolate mSunEtr1 chromosome 3, mSunEtr1.pri.cur, whole genome shotgun sequence, the window ggaattaattttatattaatttgaatATGAGATTCCTGGGCTTCCTACTTAAATAATTATAACATctgcaataacaaaaaaaagttattttttcctcTAAAGTTATTAAACACATGCCTTATTTAGGTCTCACTGCATTAAAAACTAGTAACTTAAAATTAAGCTGATTATGTAGCTTAAGTGAATCATAGAATAGATAAGAAAAATTTTTGGAGCAGGTACCCAAGATCTTTGTGGTGAGTGGGACCATGAAGGTTCCCTTTTTCCTGGGTCAGGTCTACCACATACAAACACTGCAAGAGATTTGGTAAGTTTAAGATACTCTGTCAAactgactaaaaaaaaaaggctcttctCCTTTAACAGACACAATCTGCAGCCAGTAATGCCCAGGAATGCAGTCTGGCTATTAAATTACATCCTTCTCAAATCCCCTAAGTCTTTTTAAATGATCTGTGCTAAATTTTCCCTTTTACcacactttttttcctttcagacaaTTCTGCCTGGAGAGTTAAtcttatgttttaaattattattcataCATAACACATTAATTACCAAGTACCATATTTACTAAATTTAATATGGATTGGTAGAAATAAAGCAATGGTTTCCAAACTACTGATTTCGATGGTGACAGCACCAGTTCCAAAAGCATTCAGTCACACCAACTTTCAAACAGTACAACATATGGCAACAGTAAAGAAGAAATGCATTTGCTTGATATTTAACAtgagaattaatttttatttttcaaagacaaCTAAAAAAAATCCAGTTCTACTGACAgtgaaattaacaaaaatatagatTTCCTCACCCCACTTCCCAAAAATCTGCAATAGCAAATCCATTTCTGTCACTTAAGTGAATTGTGCTTGATAAATAAATGTTACAAATACAGGTTTAGAGACAATATGCTCCACTTTTTCAAGTCCTGATGGATATTTTCCATAGTGTGGAAAAGATAAATAACTGGATACAAGATATTGATTTTTAACCTTTTAACAATAGCAATGTTTTTACTTTATACAGTATTTAGTTATTGGAATTCTTGCATCACAAGACTAAAGTTTTTACATATTTAAGTTCTTTAATGTGATTTCTAATAATTACCTTTAAAGACCTTGAACAACAATTTTAAAAGCTATATTCAAtaatttgcatataaaattaatttacctaaattttatatttcccaAAGAATTTGCTTTTGGAGGGGTGCTTGGGTCACatttgatggtactcagggcttattcctggctctgtgctttgtaaTCATGCTTTTTAagatttgggagaccatctgagtGCCAGGGTCAAACGCTCTATTCAGTTATCTTAATTTACTGTTCCAgtagtatatatttaatttgctaTGGAATACTATAAGGCCGAGTCCTGATAAATTAATTCTACATGACCCCATTGAAATGCCTGTTACTAAATACTTGTGAATATTAGCAACAAGTATTTAGTAACAGGCATTTCAATAATCAATGTATTTTAACAAATGTCATTCTAGAAAGATGAGGTATCATAGATGCATAAAATATAAGTGATCTCCAAATTTAGTGTGTGGTTTGGAGACCTAGACTCCAGGAACTATTTTATATCTCTGGTAGATTATAATAGGaacattaagagaaataaatttaattacttgcaattttttattttagttttgcttcCATAAAACTTCATAAAACttccttaaaatttaaaatggtgCATAAAATTAACAGAGTTAGGCAATATTCACAGTACTTTAGTTTTAAACTTATCTCAAGATTTGTATTTTGCAGgggctggaacaacagcacagctgtaggacgtttgccttgtacacggccgacctgggacagacccagggttcaatctccagcatcccatgtggtcggtcccctgagcctgttaggagagatttctgaatgcagagccaggattaacctctgagtgccattgggtgtggccccaaacccaaaaaccaaaaattaaacaaagatttgttttgttttgagaggaGTTTGATTTTTGTTGCGGGGTCGATACCTAACTGTGTTTAGAGGTAATTCTTTGTTATGGGCTCTAATATGACCCTTAGCATTTCTGAGGGGACCAAAAGCAATGCCAGGCATTCAATCAGGGTTGCTGTATGCAACCAActaaactatcactccagctttgtttggtaaatgttttatttttaaaatgtccataTAAAAATACCATGAATAAAGTTATAAATATGAGACATAGACACAAAATATATGCCATGAGAAATCATTGATTtcagagtaaaaagaaaataaaaaaaagtacccTAACTTAaaggtaaaattttcttttaaatgaaaacaagaacaagagaaacactagaaattaaaatgacaaatgaatctaggaggccagaaagatagtacagggagtaaggcacttgccttacatatagctgactcaagttcaatcccatttggttccccaaaagtgacccctgagcagaaacCAactataagctctgagcaccaccaggaaaaaaaagcaaagaaataaatgaaaagaaatgggtTTAAAAACCAATAGATTTAACTGTGCATAAAAATCTTTCACTCAATCACTTATCAAGTGTCCAAACCAAAGGTGCTCTTCCTGCAGCACTGGCTAACAGCTAAGCCCTGCAAATACTGCACAGCACTGAGGACATATTCATTTGCAAGATAAAAGTACAAAAGCATGGAGTTCCCACATAGGAGGAGAGAATCACAAAGCTTTCcataaaataagaacattttcttttttttttataagagcaTTTTCTAACTGAGGAACAAAACATGATTTTTCAGTAGAATACCTTAAAACAGTCCattgatattaatttttcataaaccACTTTACTTTGACTATGATTAGAAATATGTTTTGGTTCTTGTTTAAAGTATCAACTAAATGATATAAGGTTTTTAGCTGAAGAGTTTTCCATTTAGCGAATAATTAagtcttattttaaaatcttcattTACTTTGAATATCCCATATCTCttttacagtgctggggatcgaacccagggtctctttctcacacacaaatACAAGGCTATTTGGTCTCTTACTAACCTCCTTCCCCAGGATTCTTCACTTACATGAAATGAGAGGCATTAAGGAAATAACTTCAAATCATCTATATTTAGGtgaaaatccaaattaaaaacaTTGACTATGAATCTGACTATTCTTTGACTATGAATATTGATAATTCAATCTCAAGTCTACGATTCTTTTAGGGTTCTCAGCTTCAGGTATCCCTGCAACAAACTCCTTCACTCCTCCTAAGAGGTCCTGGGGGAAGTAAAACAAAGACCCAGGGAGATCAGAATAACTCATGGGAAGCAGTATTGGGTGAGCAGAAGCAGCAAGGAAGGTGGACTTCTAGAATCTTCCATATGGATACCTGAAGAACCAAAACCTCAAGCACTGGCTATGGTTGGTAGAGTTCTAAAACCTTCATTTCTGTAGATGGTACTAATGCTGGGCTAACTTGCATCCCAAGCCACCAATACTTCCTAAATCTGAACCTCCTTCCAGActtctttcatccttttattttttagctcTCTAGACTTATTACTGTCAATTCACTCACCTAAGGAAATACAAAACCGTGAAAATGGGGTTTTATCCCAAGCATCACAAAAACatagaataaaagtaaaacatgATTTTACTAGCAGGTACCTGGAAACTCTAGAGGAAAAGGGGacacaaatatttggaaaaacaaagtgtcatttatagaaacaattattaaaaaaaggtaCCTTAACATTTTAAAGATCTAAAATGACAGTTTTTCAAAGATTCATAGAATCAACCAATCTAGAAATCATCAATATCTTTTGCTTTTCAAAACATATGTACATTTCTTAGAAGCAAAATCTTACAGAAAATCAGATTCAATCCAGTTCCCTGAGATGACAATGAACAATAGATCATGTGATGTGATACTACAGCAGAAAGTAAATTAGTTACCAGTACAGGCAAATTTCATATTTCCATAAATACAATCTATTAAAGAAATTGCACCCTCATAAATGTTATTGCTATAAATTTGCTCAAGCCAGGATAACCATCATCTTTAAAACTCCTGATATGCATTTTGGCATAGGTCAAACATTATTGTTATCTTATGTTCCTGAGTTTTTTGAGTAGGTTCAACTTGTCTTCTGCCTCTTGAATCATTAGGCCCCACAATGTCTGCTCTGGCCTCATCCTAATGGAAGCTCAGTGCAATGCCATGTGTTTCTTTACTTGTGCTCTGCAGAAACCACACAGCTTGATTGAAAGACTCGCGAGTCTGCATGCAGTGAGCACCCTCTATTCATGTTTGGGCACAGGACAGAAGATCTCCATAAGGCCACCGCTCAGGCATCTTCCTACTCCTAAGACTGCCTGCAGTGGTCAATGCTTCAATGCCTGCAAGGCTTTATGCCGCAGATGTTCATCCAGGCACTGAATGGCAAAGAGATCAACGTCTGTGTCAAACTTATTAGCAAATAAATGGTGTGTGCCCAACATCCACTTCAAGTCACCTGCTCCAAAAATGCACACAGAGCGAAGATGGACCCCATTGCAGGGAGGGTAGGGGGCACCCTTGGTAGTGTCACCTTCAAAGTACTGCCACTTGACAAACCTAGCGATGGCAAGCATGTCAGACATGTCATACTTGTGGCTTAAGGACACAGAGCCTGGGACTTCAGGGATCCTCTGAATAGTGGCCCAGAGATACTCATCAGGACTGTAGGTGTCCTTGGCCCAATCCATAAAGCGTtggattttttcattttctagcaCGTACCTCACAAACTTCCTACTGGCCACAAAATAGGCACTGCCTGAAAAGAGAGGTGTTTCAAGAGGAGGGGGCGCTTTGTCAGTGCCTGTGTTTGTCAGCTTCCCATCAATGACAGTGAAATGctttttccatctttcctttttaTTGGCCGGCATTCTCTCTGTCTCAAGGTTGTTTTCACCCATCAGTGACTTGAGCTTCCTGACAATTTCCAGGTTGGTTTTAATAGGGAAATCCATACCACAAAGATTTATCAGGTACTTCCACGCTGTGCTCATTTGGTACAGGTCCTGCATGCAGTTGAGGTCAGCCTGGACACGGCTCCAAGAAGCATAGACCACATTCTCCAGCTGACTGGCTACAAACACATTACTGAAACAGGAAGCAATGCCAGTTACAGCCTCCAGAAAGGAAGCCTCTGATTTTCTGTCCACATGAATGCAATAGAAATTCTGGGGCATATAGATAGCTCGCAGGAGCCTGTCAAGCATTTCAATTTTATGATGAACCACAATTGAATAGGCTATAGGAAACTCAGCCTCTTCCGTACTTAAGGATTTGGTGAAATACTTGCGCCTCTTGATAAAAGATGTACAATCTCTGGTCATGTTTATGTAATCATAGGTGGTCCA includes:
- the GCNT1 gene encoding beta-1,3-galactosyl-O-glycosyl-glycoprotein beta-1,6-N-acetylglucosaminyltransferase, encoding MVGRLLRRRLLCFPTKYYCLLLIFSLVTFTVLRIRQKLEFVNVDHLELVGENPGNDINCTKVLQGNEDEIQKIKLEILTVKFRKQSRWTTYDYINMTRDCTSFIKRRKYFTKSLSTEEAEFPIAYSIVVHHKIEMLDRLLRAIYMPQNFYCIHVDRKSEASFLEAVTGIASCFSNVFVASQLENVVYASWSRVQADLNCMQDLYQMSTAWKYLINLCGMDFPIKTNLEIVRKLKSLMGENNLETERMPANKKERWKKHFTVIDGKLTNTGTDKAPPPLETPLFSGSAYFVASRKFVRYVLENEKIQRFMDWAKDTYSPDEYLWATIQRIPEVPGSVSLSHKYDMSDMLAIARFVKWQYFEGDTTKGAPYPPCNGVHLRSVCIFGAGDLKWMLGTHHLFANKFDTDVDLFAIQCLDEHLRHKALQALKH